In the Malaclemys terrapin pileata isolate rMalTer1 chromosome 3, rMalTer1.hap1, whole genome shotgun sequence genome, cATGGCCTCTAAATGGTACACCAGTTCTagcaaaaaaatataaaataaaatgtgtttttttgtctcagtacatgtgctctctgtctgctgttctttcttctcttcacaaatATACCAAAAATTCACAGCTTCTTCtgctggatgcccctgtccactcctTACAGCCTGGTGACGCCGttctcgttcggacctggaaggacaaacctctccaagagaagtggaagggaccccacacagcagcaaaggtcaaaggacacaagaactggattcatcactctcgattAAAAGCAGTACCCACTCCTGAACAGTGAACTATCCAGCCTGCAAAAAAACCTGCCAGCAACAATTTAAAACTTAAGCTGTTGTTCAAAAAACAGTAAAAGTAGCTAAAAATGCCTGGTAATCTTTCTAAACAGCCATAGCCCATTCTCTGCGAAAACCCTAAGCACTGGTTCTATCTATTCACAGTAGGCCGACCTAGCCTATGGTCctggtccttttattttttgaaattgtTTAGTGTCAATAATTcttatcttctgggcatttgggttgttgtaatCACAATATGGGTTCAAATTTAGGGTCTCTCACAGCATTCCTTTTTGTCACAAAAGCAATCCTTCTGTTACCTACTGTTTCACCCATATCGCATGCAAAATGGAAAGCCATCCCTGCAGACATGGCTACCAATACCTATAAGGCCCTAAAAATTGCTTTTGCCCATAAATTTAATCTCTCCCACTGTTAAATATGTGCCCAGACTCCCCACCATTTGGCTGGATTGCCCTAAAAAGTAGTTCCCCAAAATTAGTCAAACTATTGTCAAAGATTAAATGGTTACCAGCAGTAGCACCTCTAACAATTTAAGTTTGCAATCTAACTGTACTGCAAAAGCTCCTTATGGCCTACACAATGGCTCCTGGAATTCCCACTATAGTAGCACTCTTAAGCCCCAGCCCATTCATCTACGCTCTCCACCCACTGGTCTCATATGTTATCAGCAAGCCAGGACAAGTAATCATACCTGGTTTGCTGGCATTAGTACATGTAAATTTTATATTGGTCCTGGTATAAGTCTCACTATCCCTTTACTAAATGCCATCGGTTGTCAAACCGACGCTGCATTCtttgccctttccccacaagCCACCCTACAAAACCTACAAGGTAACAATAAAAAAGCTAGTTAAAGTAAAGCATTCTAAATTTGTGGTAATAGTGCCTATAAATAGCTTCCTCATGGTTAGCATAGTAGCTGTTATAAAGGCtatctcgctcctcccctccgtgTTTTAACCCAGGTTCCCTCAGGTCACCCTAGGTACTGTCGGTCCTTAAAAGCTACCATTAAACCcatccaaaaaaaacccaaatttaaaataatattcctCTCTACTTATGGGGTGGGACGGCTAACCCAACTCTACAAAAAACTGTCTAAATTTCTCACTCAGTTTGCCAATAATACCCTGGCCATAAAAAAAAGCATAAATTCTAAGCTGTACCAGCTTCAATTGCTAGCCCTACAAAACCGCCAGGCCTAAATTATGTGTTAGCCTCACAAAGCGGGGTTTGtgcccttattaaaaaaaaatgttgtacctatgtcccaaagttttcacaaaatattaacaagcacatcttgtcagCCAAACAAGTAAACCAGTAAAAggccgcccaacccccccaccACTATTTTTAATTCCCTTTAGGATTAGTTACCTAGtctaaaaaaactaaaaaaaagcaTTGTTCAGATCTTGCTCACAGGTGTTATaatatgttttgttcttttccttttgctcgcttgctgtaaagtgctcatacaTAAAATTTGtacctccccttccccagaagttCCTTTATACTCTCTTTTTAATAATCCCAATTGCATAAATCTTAATTGCATTTTGTCTTTAAAGTATAAAAAAACTCTGCCAAAAGTTTGTTAAATGTTCTCAAAAAAGGGAATcccactacgggattaatccgaatttatataattcgaatttgggaaacagattgtataaagtcgaaatgtatgcggccacactaagcacattaattcggcattGTGCGACCaagtaccagggctagcgtcgatttctgcagcgttgcactctgggtagctagcccatagttcccgcagtctcccgtgcccattggaattctgggttgagatcccagtgcctgatgggacaaaaaacatcgtcgcaggtggttctgggtacagcctcacctcctccctcactccctccctccctgcatgaaagcaacggacggcagacaaccatttcgcgccttttttcctgggtgaacactgcagactccataccatggcaagcatggagcccgctcagctcaagacagcagtcatgaacattgtaaacacctcgcgcgttctcgtggagtttatgctgagccaggaccagaaaaacaaggcgaggaggcagcagcggcggcagcgcagcgacaagcatgatgaggacatggacatggacacggacacagaattctgtgaaaccacggaccccggtgctttggagatcatgttgttaatggggcaggttctagccatggaacgccgattctgggcaagggaaacaagcacagactggtgggactgcatagtgttgcaggtctgggacaattcccagtggctgtggaactttcgcatgcgtaagggcactttcatggaactttgtgacttgctgtcccctgccctgaaacgccagaataccaagatgagagcagccctcacagttgagaagcgcgtggcgatagccctgtggaagcttgcaacgccagacagctaccggtcagtcgggaatcaatttggagtgggcaaatctacggtgggggctgctgtgatgcaagtagccaaagcaatcactcaggtgctgctacgaaagttagtgactctgggaaatgtgcaggccatagtggatggctttgctgcaatgggattccctaactgtggtggggcgatagatggaatccatatccctatcttggcaccggagcaccaagccactgagtacataaaccgcaaggcgtacttttcagtggtgctgcaagcacttgtggatcacaagggacgtttcaccaacatcaacgcgggctgggcgggaagggttcatgacgctcgcgtcttcaggaacactactctgtttaaagggctgcagcaagggacttactttccggaacagaaaataaccgttggggatgttgaaatgccaataattattcttggggacccagcctaccccttaatgccatggctcatgaagccatacacaggcagcctggacaggagtcaggagctgttcaactacaggctgagcaagtgcagaatggtggtagaatgtgcatttggccgtttaaaaggtcgctggcgttcattattgactcgctctgacctcagccaaagaaatctccccattgttatttctgcttgctgtgtgctccacaatctctgtgaaagtaagggggagacctttatggcggggtgggaggctgaggcaaatcgcctggctgctgattacgcgcagccagacaccagggcgattagaagagcaaaCCAGGAAGCGctgagcatcagagaagctttgaaaaccagtttcatgactggccaggctacagtgtgaaatatctgtttgtttctccttcatgaatacctgccccctttattgactcattttctgtaaggaacccaccctcccccttcccccagcttgctttcaaaccaaataaagtcactatcatttaaaaatcatttattctttattaatagattagaaaaagagggagggaacccgggtgggatttggaaggaggatcggtgggaaggaaaaggccactaaaaaaaggttaaaaaaatgacagccatttgcttgggctgtccactggggtggaatgggaaggtgtacggagcctccccccccccccgcgttcttacggGGAGGtgggtacaggggctgtagcggcagtctgttttcctgcagccattcctgaagctccaccagacgccggagcatgtctgtttgctcacgcagcagccccagcgttgcatcctgcctcctctgatcttcctgccgccacctcttatctcgagcgtctctcctctcctcacgttggtccctcctgtcctcacgttggtccctcatgtcctcacgttggtccctcctgtcctcacgttcactggcttctttcctatactttgcaaccgtttccttccactcattcagatgagctctgtcactgcggctggattccataatttctgaaaacatctcgtctcgcgtcttcttcttacaatgacttatctgtgatagccttcgggatggaggagggaggcttgaggaatttgcagctgctgtagggaggggaaagaagagagaattgtttaaaaagatacattttgcagaacaatgcttatactctttcacggtgaccaacactattcacattacatagcacatgtgatttctgtgcaaggtcgcattttgcctcttaatactgagtgcctgtgcctgtggctttgctgctagagatcacaggtccgggcaacagaattcggcttgcatgcggccatggtaagccattgtcttacggcttctgcgccctcctttcccacataccaagcaaagcccgtagagtgctgcggtttttctgttaacattcagcagcagcagaaaacaaactaaccaccccactccccccttccgccatgaattctctgggatgatcgctgtacccctccccccaccgcgtggcttgtatcagggaagatccgtgcaggaaccaaactaacccccccccccgccgcccccctcccgccataaattctctgggatgatcacggtaccccttcccccaccgcgtggcaggtaacagggaagatccctgcaggaaccaaactaaacctcccccctcgccgcccccctcccgccataaattctctgggatgatcacggtaccccttcccccaccgcgtggcaggtaacagggaagatccctgcaggaaccaaactaaacctcccccctcgccgcccccctcccgacataaattctctgggatgatcacggtacccctccccccaccgcgtggctggtaacagggaagatccctgctagccaaacgcgaaaagctcagggccaatttcccatctgcgcttggctaactgcagggaaggatttattttcagccacaggcaaacagcccagtaggaacggccacttctgtccccttaattaagttcccgtatttcaaccaggttaccatgagtgatatcactctcctgaggattacacaacaagataaagaacggatgttgcttgaatgccagcaaacaccgggaccatacgctgccagactttgtcaggcaatgataccagattacttgctgcaagcatggcgtggtcaagtgtcctaccatggaggacggaataaggatgcactgcccagaaaccttgtggcaaggcttttggagtacctcaaggagagcttcatggagatgtccctggaggatttccgctccatccccagacacgttaacagacttttccagtagctgaactgaccgcgaatgcatcccaagtcctcagggcaaagtaatcattaaaaaccgtttgcttttaaaacaagttttatattttaaaaggtaaactcacctgaggtcccttccatggggtcagggtcttggatactggcttgggagggttgggagggtacttcagtcagggtgataaaaagatcctggctgttggggagaacggagtgctgtgtgctctctgcaagctcatcctcctcctcctcctcctctcccccatcgacagaatcctcaggtgtagctgatgagactatccccgacccggaatccacgatcacaggtggggtagtggtggcggccccccctagaattgcatgcagctcgtcgtagaagcggcatgtctgcggctctgacccagagcgaccgtttgcctcctttgttttttgataggcttgtctgagctccttgactttcacgcggcactgatctgagtccctattgtggcctctctccatcatgcccttggagattttttcaaaagttttggcatttcatctttttgaacaaagttctgctagcactgaatcctctccccatacagcgatcagatccagtacctccctcacggtccatgctggtgctctttttcgattatcggcctgcatggttacctgtgctgatgagctatctgtggtcacctgtgctctccacgctgggcaaactgTTAGCCTGACTGTTCTGTTGAAGCCACTTGAACTAAGGCAAAATGATAATTATTACGACGATCGTGTATGGGAGTGCTGCAAGAACGGTTGGCATTGTACGCTGGGTACATGTAACACTGTCCCAACATGCTTACAGAGGAAAGGCCTGATTGCTGAAAGGGGCATTATACTCACTTTCATTTTTGCATCTGCAAATTGTGGGAGCAAAAGAGGAAAGCCAGGAGGATGCCCCTTTCAAAACCAAGAATTCATATTTGTTTAGTACATATGCCTCTTGTATAATGCCCTGTTGATGTCATCTGGACATCCATGTACCTGGCTGCACCTGTACATCAGATGTGTGTACGTGTCCAAGTGACATCAACTGTGTCCACAAATCAAGAAAACAAAGGTGGAGGCAGTGTTTTCAAAAGCTGGCCCTACAGGCGTGAGTCGCTACAATACAAAAGAGGATAAACCAGAACAAACAGAGGGCAGGATGTGGACTCATTTCTGTTTTTTGTATCTATTTAAAGTCATGAAGggcaaatgaaaaaaatgactTGTTTAAAGAGTACATGTTGACTTACTTCACAGACCACTGAGCATTCCTCTTCTTAGGGAGTCCAGGCCTAAAAGGAAAACCTAGGTAGGTGTATAACCGAGTTCTTTTGCAGCTAACACTAACTAGTGGAAATATCAGATATCATCtctgatttaaaataaactgatGTCCGGTCAATAAAGGCCCGTTGAagactttaaaaaacaatgttacaaccaatgagagagagaaattctagATTGAAGTAGATtgacaaaatgatttttcatcAGAAGATGTTCGAGAATGGAATTTCTGATAAGAGAGAGACACCCCTTTACATCTCCCCCATTAATTCTTtagacactcacctgggatggagAAGACCTAGGTTCAAGACACTGCTCTACCTGACCTGACCCCATACCAAATGTgtgccctaaccaccaagctACTGGCTTTTCTGGGATGTGCCATTCCCCCACCATTCCCTGTTGGAGCTGTCCCACCTTGTATATATAATCAAACATTAATTGGCCAGAGAGAGCAAGAGCGAGACAGACTGACTCAAGTGCTCTAACTACCAGGGCTATAATCTGGATGTGGGAGACACAAGGGTCTGAATATGAGCATCATAAATGATACTCTCAGCTGTTGGTATATAGAGTTAGATTCTCTTTAGCCCAAtgaataattatttatacaaaggggAATAGCTTCAATTGGGTGGGGAGAAGAAGAGGGGGCGAGGGAGTAAGAAAGATTGACTGTATAACCTCGGATATTAGAGACACAGCTTCAAGACCTTGCATCTCCCAGCCAAGTGCCAAAACCAACTGGCTATTCTGGTGTGGTGGTCGCTGTCTTTGGTTTTACACAAAAAACCCGAGAGGTCTATGTTTCATCCCAGTGTGGAATGGGAACAATTTTGAAATCGCAGATACTTTTACAGGACACGAAACTCATTGGCTACCCAGCTGTAGTAGCACATAGAATAATCTTGTTCTAAAATGATTGTTAGCATTTGGTCTTTTTAGTATGCCTAGATCCCTAGCTATGGTTGAGTGAGCCTCCTCAGAATAAGACAACCTAGTAATAGATATTTTGGATTCAGGTGCCATTACAAACAGCAAACATTTTTGTGGTGCAGTATAAATACCTCATGGAAGTATCACTTCCAAATACAGGAAACACCACTATAAATTTGAGCAAGATgaaagcttttttcccccatgCCACATACTAATTTACCATCCGAGTACCTCATATTCATACAAAAAAACCCTGTGAAGTGGGGAAGTATTTTTATCGcaataggaaactgaggcagagagattgtAGTGGCTTGCCTGAGGCTGCACAGGAAGTCAGACCTCAGGACCGTGATTTCCTGAGTCTCAGCCCTGCCTCTTACCGGCAACTACTGTCTCAGTGTTGACCAGAGCAGTCATGTAATGAATAAAAGGAGACGGATGAATGCCCTTAGAAATAGTAGATTTTCTTACTAAACTGCAATCAATCAATTGCTCTATGGACATGCACCTACAGACCAcacccagcaatattgtcaaACATCCTGGCTGTCCTAACGAACAGGAACATTACCAATGACAATCCCAAGTTCATCTATTTACCACCTAGTAAGTGATTAAATAAACAGCCTTCAGACAGTTCTTCAAATGACATTACACAAACCCTACACAGACAATATTTTGTGCTCTCTACACATATGATATTTCATACACTTTATGCACATGTACACTGGCATTCAGCTGAGGTTTATGATTTCTGTAAAACTTGCCTTACAACTTGACACACTCTCTGCAGCGTGTATAATTTTCTCCTACGTAGTCCATAGCTGCAAGGtctttatttaaacaaataaactaaaaaaagccACAGGGGCAAGTTGCCTCTCATTTGCTCccttgtaactccactgacttaaattgAACTACGGccgtgtaagtgagaggagaaatgGACCCAGAGTTATTACATGGGGCGTGCTTATCAGGTTGATCACTACTTTCAAACCAGCCAGGAGGCTTTAATCTTACGCTTGCTGAAAAATCTGCTTGTACTCGATGAATTTGAACATTTGCCAGAATTTGGCTTTTATTCAATGAGGTTTGGCCAATTTCACAATCATAACGAAACTCTATGAAGTAGGAGACACTACAATCATCACCCTTTGGAAATCAACCTGAGACTGATGGCAAATATAGTCATACTGGGCTCATGTGTGCCACAGCTCTAGCTGGCCATGCAGGGGAGTAAGGCTAACCCACCACTCTCCTATATGCAGACTTggcaggattagatttttatcagtaaatgtcaatttctctGTACACACACCAtcagctgaaaaaaatatttccattgataataatagACATTTATAGCtaggcaaagtaaaaaaaaaaaaatgctgcttgagaactattagcatttgatttaaggatagTCACTTTGTCTTTTTTGATAGgggatgttgacagtttgtgttttactgggttataaagctttaactttttgaatctcaacatcaacaggggggatagctcagtggtttgagcattggcctgctaaacccagggttgtgagttcaatccttgagggggcacttagggatctggggcaaaatcagtacttggtcctgctagtgaaggcagggggctggactcaatgacctttcaaggtcccttccagttctaggagatgggatgggatatctccatctaCTGTCATTATGTAATTGTCTGACCACTCCACCTGGTTTGATGCCCCTTCCTGCAATTGTGAAGATTTacattgataaaaatagaaaagtgcATCAATATTATCCagcaaattataaaaaaaaatataaattataattCTAAAAAAGACAATCAACGTTCTTTCAAGCCTACCTAGATGGCAATACAGATCTTGCGTACATTGGGAGTCTGGGGAGCTGTTAAATGCCCCACACCTCACAAACCAGCGGGGGAGAGACTGGAGGGAGGAAGGACAGGAAGTATGTACATCCATAGCTCCATCTCCTATGCATTagccagcagagctgtgttggcATAGGGATGGAGTACACTGAGTCCATCTGGCCATGGGCTGATGAAGCATACACTCTGCCTTGTGCTATACTGGTGCAGGAACTGTGACTCTAAGGATTGCAAAGTGATATACAGGCAGAATACATGCCTGGTCCACCCTTTCTACAGAACCGTGTTCCACAGGTGAAGGGCCACATTTGAAGCTAAGTGTGCCCAGTCCTCATGTGTGTGAAGATAAGGTCGAAAATGGAGACAGAGTATGAACCGATAGCGTGACATCTGCCCAAGTTTCAGGCTCTCTGAAGACAATTCATCTGAGACGGGTGAAcggccccattcatctcagtagCGTGGGAACTCTAAAACCTAAAGTTGACAAGAGAAAATTGCaccattgttaactatttcaatgCTGATCACTTTAAGCCATTCATGCAACTAATGTGTTCCTCTCAAACTCTCTGCTGTATCTCCCCAGGTGTCAAAGCCCCAGCTATTCCCTGTGCCAAAACCTCTAGCTTCCCCTGAACAGCTTCTATGATGCAGTTCTGCATTAGAGGTTCCAAAATGTGTGGCACATTGAAAACTGAAGATGTGGACATCAAGTCAAGCAACCTGACTGTAACATCAAAACAAATAACAGGAGATCCTGTTCTGATTGAACatgagctgtggagccagtgctcatgGTCGGggaagcatgcagagcccccctggctgTCCCTGAGCCCAGGACCCAGCAGGAGATGTTGTCACTTCTGGGGAGCTATGCGGAGCcggctgggtagggagcctgccagccagagGCCTGGCAATCCTACAATATTGGAACAAATGGCGTCCCAATCGTACAtcagtcgggatgcgggacaTAGAGTTCAATATTGGggcagtcctgattttatcgggacatctggtcaccctacatcatTGCCTTCCActtctgtgtgtgtttgtctaaATCCATCTGTtagcttttgttttttacttacaTTGCAAGCTTTTTTGGGCAGGGGCTGTATTTTTGTGCTCTATTtctacagcccctagcacaatggggtcctagtccatgagtAAGGCTCCCAGCTCCTGTGGCAACACCATCCTTCCACAGAATACGCACCGCCTTACAATATGCATACACTGGACAAAGAACAGCACGTTTATATGAAACCTTGTATCTTAAGTCTCTCAATAGATTCTCAGTTTTAGGACTAGCACACATAGTGTATGAAAAGGCAAGGGACTAAggtaattttttaatcaaatattgGACTAGAGATTACAGACCAGGCAATGGAATACCTTATCTGCACCAACACACTTAACCCTAGGTTCGGATAATCTTATGAGGAAAATAAATTGGCATTACTCAAATATTAGCAAGACAAAAGCATGACTTGCCAACCAAATGGCTTGTTTGGCCAGGACGTGTTCTGTTTTTGTCACCACAAAATGCAAATTATATTCCTTTCATGCTGGCAATCCAATAACTAGGCCTGATCACTCTTGGCACTGCCAGAATGTTGTTATATCTCCCTAATATGCCTTCCGGGTACTTGTTGATATCAAGAATTGAAACAAAGCTTATGCTTTCAGCTGCCAAGTTACTGCAGCCCACTGGAAATATCTGTCTGCTCCTGGTTCATATCTGAAAACAGCAAATACTATAGTTGCAACTAAAATCTGAAAGTGCAACATCAGTGCCCTTGTTTTGCCTTAGCATGGATTTTGGACGTCAAACATCACATTCAAGGGCTCAAGCTTGCTCTCATGAGAGAGATGACTTGAACACAGTGTGTGGCTAA is a window encoding:
- the LOC128834293 gene encoding trichohyalin-like; translated protein: MEGTSAAANSSSLPPPSRRLSQISHCKKKTRDEMFSEIMESSRSDRAHLNEWKETVAKYRKEASEREDRRDQREDMRDQREDRRDQREERRDARDKRWRQEDQRRQDATLGLLREQTDMLRRLVELQEWLQENRLPLQPLYPPPRFVGWLVGKGQRMQRRFDNRWHLVKG